One genomic region from Equus asinus isolate D_3611 breed Donkey chromosome 10, EquAss-T2T_v2, whole genome shotgun sequence encodes:
- the POMT1 gene encoding protein O-mannosyl-transferase 1 isoform X2, translating into MKRIFFLDGSGPPLGHMLLALGGYLGGFDGNFLWNRIGAEYSSNVPVWSLRLLPALAGALSVPMAYQIVWELRFSHCAAMGAALLVLIENALITQARLMLLESVLIFFNLLAVLSYLKLCNSQKHGPFSLSWWFWLTLTGVACSCAVGIKYMGVFTYLLVLGVAAVHAWHLIGDRTLSNVCVLCHLLARAVALLVIPVIMYLLFFYVHLVLLCRSGPHDQIMSSAFQASLEGGLARITQGQPLEVAYGSQVTLRNVFGKPVPCWLHSHQNTYPMIYENGRGSSHQQQVTCYPFKDVNNWWIVKDPGRHQLVVNSPPRPVRHGDIVQLVHGMTTRLLNTHDVAAPLSPHSQEVSCYIDYNISMPAQNLWRLDIVNRESSTEVWKTILSEVRFVHVNTSAILKLSGAHLPDWGFRQLEVVGEKLSPGYHESMVWNVEEHRYGRSQEQKERELELHSPTQMDLSRNLSFMARFSELQWRMLTVRSDDSEHKYSSTPLDWVTLDTNIAYWLHPTTSAQIHLLGNIVIWVSASLATVVYALLLCWYLLRRRRSICDLPEDSWLRWVLAGALCAGGWAVNYLPFFLMEKTLFLYHYLPALTFQILLLPVVLQHISDHLCRSQLQRSLFSALVVAWYSCACHVFNTLRPLTYGDKSLSPGELRALRWKESWDILIRKHQ; encoded by the exons ATGAAGCGGATCTTCTTTTTGGATGGCAGTGGACCGCCACTCGGCCACATGCTGCTGGCCTTGGGAG GTTATTTGGGAGGATTCGATGGTAACTTTTTGTGGAACAGAATTGGAGCAG AATACAGCAGCAACGTGCCCGTGTGGTCCTTGCGCCTGCTGCCGGCCCTCGCGGGGGCCCTGTCAGTGCCCATGGCCTACCAGATAGTGTGGGAGCTCCGCTTTTCTCATTGTGCCGCCATGGGAGCTGCGCTGCTGGTGCTCATCG AGAATGCTCTGATCACTCAGGCGAGGCTGATGCTCCTGGAATCGGTGCTGATATTCTTTAACCTGCTGGCCGTGCTGTCCTACCTGAAGCTCTGCAACTCCCAGAAGCACGG GCCCTTCTCTCTGAGCTGGTGGTTCTGGCTGACGCTGACGGGAGTGGCGTGCTCCTGTGCCGTGGG CATCAAATACATGGGTGTTTTCACGTACTTGCTCGTGCTGGGAGTTGCTGCCGTCCATGCCTGGCACCTGATAGGAGACCGGACTTTGTCAAAT GTCTGTGTGCTCTGTCACCTGCTTGCCCGAGCAGTGGCTCTGCTGGTCATCCCGGTCATCATGTACTTGCTCTTCTTCTATGTCCACTTGGTTCTGCTCTGCCGCTCTGGGCCCCACGACCAGATCATGTCCAGTGCTTTCCAAGCCAGCTTGGAG GGAGGGCTGGCTCGGATCacacaaggccagcccctggaggtgGCTTATGGGTCCCAGGTCACCCTGAGGAACGTCTTTGGCAAACCGGTGCCTTGCTGGCTTCATTCCCATCAGAACACCTACCCCATGAT ATACGAGAATGGCCGTGGAAGCTCCCACCAGCAGCAGGTGACCTGTTACCCCTTCAAGGATGTCAATAACTGGTGGATCGTGAAGGATCCTGGAAG GCATCAGCTGGTGGTGAACAGCCCTCCAAGACCCGTGCGGCATGGGGACATTGTGCAGCTGGTACATGGCATGACCACCCGCCTCCTCAACAC GCACGATGTCGCGGCCCCCCTGAGCCCCCACTCGCAGGAGGTCTCCTGCTACATCGACTACAACATCTCCATGCCCGCCCAGAACCTCTGGAGGCTG GACATTGTGAACAGAGAATCCAGTACAGAGGTTTGGAAGACCATCTTGTCGGAGGTTCGCTTCGTGCACGTGAACACCTCCGCCATCCTGAAG CTGAGTGGAGCGCACCTGCCTGACTGGGGGTTTCGGCAGCTGGAGGTCGTGGGGGAGAAGCTGTCCCCGGGCTACCATGAGAGCATGGTGTGGAACGTGGAGGAGCACCGCTACGGCAGAA GCCAGGAACAGAAGGAGCGGGAACTAGAGCTGCACTCACCTACTCAGATGGACCTGAGCCGAAACCTGAGCTTCATGGCCCGATTCTCGGAGCTGCAG TGGAGGATGCTGACGGTGAGGAGTGATGATTCCGAACACAAGTACAGCTCCACGCCGCTGGACTGGGTCACCCTGGACACCAACATCGCCTATTGGCTGCACCCCACCACCAGT GCTCAGATCCACTTGCTTGGAAACATAGTGATCTGGGTATCGGCCAGCCTCGCCACGGTGGTGTACGCGCTGCTCCTCTGCTGGTACCTGCTCAGACGCCGGCGCAGCATCTGTGACCTCCCCGAGG ATTCCTGGCTGCGCTGGGTGCTGGCCGGGGCCCTGTGTGCCGGCGGCTGGGCCGTGAACTacctccccttcttcctgatGGAGAAGACGCTCTTCCTGTACCACTACCTGCCCGCGCTCACCTTCCAGATCCTCCTGCTCCCCGTGGTTCTGCAGCACATCAGCGACCACCTGTGCAG GTCCCAGCTCCAGAGGAGCCTCTTCAGTGCCCTAGTGGTGGCGTGGTACTCCTGCGCCTGCCACGTGTTCAACACACTGCGCCCACTGACCTATGGGGACAAGTCACTCTCACCTGGCGAACTCAGGGCACTTCGCTGGAAAGAGAGCTGGGACATCTTGATCCGAAAACACCAGTAG
- the UCK1 gene encoding uridine-cytidine kinase 1 isoform X1, with the protein MPSGRRIPQGQPPWLRMCGALGLQLPPRPAPPRPPPRHAPPGSGAPGGVSHLCAGAGGPVCLGRRLERGTRCGRTGPEMASAGGGDCEGAAPETDRPHQRPFLIGVSGGTASGKSTVCEKIMELLGQNEVDHRQRKLVILSQDSFYKVLTPEQKAKALKGQYNFDHPDAFDNDLMHRTLKNIVEGRTVEVPTYDFVTHSRLPETTVVYPADVVLFEGILVFYSQEIRDMFHLRLFVDTDSDVRLSRRVLRDVHRGRDLEQILTQYTTFVKPAFEEFCLPTKKYADVIIPRGVDNMVAINLIVQHIQDILNGDICKWHRGASNGRSYKRTFPEPGAHPGVLSSGKRSHLESSSRPH; encoded by the exons ATGCCAAGCGGCCGCCGTATCCCCCAGGGACAGCCGCCCTGGCTGCGCATGTGCGGCGCCCTCGGACTACAACTcccgccgcgccccgcgccgccccgccccccgccgcgcCACGCGCCTCCCGGAAGTGGAGCTCCGGGGGGCGTCTCCCACCTCTGCGCGGGGGCGGGTGGGCCGGTTTGTTTGGGGAGGCGGCTGGAGCGAGGAACCCGATGCGGGCGAACGGGGCCGGAGATGGCTTCGGCAGGCGGCGGCGACTGCGAGGGCGCCGCGCCCGAGACGGACCGTCCTCACCAGCGGCCCTTCCTAATCGGGGTGAGCGGCGGCACGGCGAGCGGAAAG TCAACTGTGTGTGAGAAGATCATGGAGCTGCTGGGACAGAACGAAGTGGACCACCGCCAGCGGAAGTTGGTTATCCTGAGCCAAGACAGCTTCTATAAGGTTCTGACCCCAGAACAGAAGGCCAAGGCCTTGAAGGGACAGTACAATTTTGATCACCCAG ATGCTTTTGATAATGATTTGATGCACAGGACTCTGAAAAACATTGTGGAGGGGAGAACTGTCGAGGTCCCAACCTATGATTTTGTGACCCATTCGAG GCTGCCGGAGACCACCGTGGTTTACCCTGCGGACGTGGTCCTGTTTGAGGGCATCTTGGTGTTCTACAGCCAGGAGATCCGGGACATGTTCCACCTGCGCCTCTTTGTGGACACTGACTCCGACGTCAGGCTGTCGAGAAGAG TGCTCCGAGATGTGCACCGCGGGCGGGACCTGGAGCAGATTCTGACCCAGTACACCACCTTTGTGAAGCCAGCCTTCGAGGAGTTCTGCCTCCCG ACGAAGAAGTATGCCGACGTGATAATCCCGCGAGGGGTTGACAATATGG TTGCCATCAACCTGATTGTGCAGCACATCCAGGACATCCTGAACGGTGACATCTGCAAATGGCACCGCGGAGCATCCAACGGGCGGAGCTACAAGAGGACCTTTCCGGAGCCTGGGGCCCACCCAGGGGTGCTGAGCTCTGGCAAGCGCTCACACTTGGAGTCCAGCAGCAGGCCCCACTGA
- the POMT1 gene encoding protein O-mannosyl-transferase 1 isoform X1, with the protein MLGFLQRPVVVTADINLNVVALTAVGLLSRLWRLSYPRAVVFDEVYYGQYISFYMKRIFFLDGSGPPLGHMLLALGGYLGGFDGNFLWNRIGAEYSSNVPVWSLRLLPALAGALSVPMAYQIVWELRFSHCAAMGAALLVLIENALITQARLMLLESVLIFFNLLAVLSYLKLCNSQKHGPFSLSWWFWLTLTGVACSCAVGIKYMGVFTYLLVLGVAAVHAWHLIGDRTLSNVCVLCHLLARAVALLVIPVIMYLLFFYVHLVLLCRSGPHDQIMSSAFQASLEGGLARITQGQPLEVAYGSQVTLRNVFGKPVPCWLHSHQNTYPMIYENGRGSSHQQQVTCYPFKDVNNWWIVKDPGRHQLVVNSPPRPVRHGDIVQLVHGMTTRLLNTHDVAAPLSPHSQEVSCYIDYNISMPAQNLWRLDIVNRESSTEVWKTILSEVRFVHVNTSAILKLSGAHLPDWGFRQLEVVGEKLSPGYHESMVWNVEEHRYGRSQEQKERELELHSPTQMDLSRNLSFMARFSELQWRMLTVRSDDSEHKYSSTPLDWVTLDTNIAYWLHPTTSAQIHLLGNIVIWVSASLATVVYALLLCWYLLRRRRSICDLPEDSWLRWVLAGALCAGGWAVNYLPFFLMEKTLFLYHYLPALTFQILLLPVVLQHISDHLCRSQLQRSLFSALVVAWYSCACHVFNTLRPLTYGDKSLSPGELRALRWKESWDILIRKHQ; encoded by the exons ATGTTGGGGTTTTTGCAGCGCCCTGTAGTGGTGACGGCTGACATCAACTTGAACGTCGTGGCTCTGACTGCCGTGGGGTTACTGAGCCGACTGTGGCGACTCTCCTATCCAAGGGCTGTGGT TTTCGATGAGGTATATTATGGCCAGTACATCTCTTTCTACATGAAGCGGATCTTCTTTTTGGATGGCAGTGGACCGCCACTCGGCCACATGCTGCTGGCCTTGGGAG GTTATTTGGGAGGATTCGATGGTAACTTTTTGTGGAACAGAATTGGAGCAG AATACAGCAGCAACGTGCCCGTGTGGTCCTTGCGCCTGCTGCCGGCCCTCGCGGGGGCCCTGTCAGTGCCCATGGCCTACCAGATAGTGTGGGAGCTCCGCTTTTCTCATTGTGCCGCCATGGGAGCTGCGCTGCTGGTGCTCATCG AGAATGCTCTGATCACTCAGGCGAGGCTGATGCTCCTGGAATCGGTGCTGATATTCTTTAACCTGCTGGCCGTGCTGTCCTACCTGAAGCTCTGCAACTCCCAGAAGCACGG GCCCTTCTCTCTGAGCTGGTGGTTCTGGCTGACGCTGACGGGAGTGGCGTGCTCCTGTGCCGTGGG CATCAAATACATGGGTGTTTTCACGTACTTGCTCGTGCTGGGAGTTGCTGCCGTCCATGCCTGGCACCTGATAGGAGACCGGACTTTGTCAAAT GTCTGTGTGCTCTGTCACCTGCTTGCCCGAGCAGTGGCTCTGCTGGTCATCCCGGTCATCATGTACTTGCTCTTCTTCTATGTCCACTTGGTTCTGCTCTGCCGCTCTGGGCCCCACGACCAGATCATGTCCAGTGCTTTCCAAGCCAGCTTGGAG GGAGGGCTGGCTCGGATCacacaaggccagcccctggaggtgGCTTATGGGTCCCAGGTCACCCTGAGGAACGTCTTTGGCAAACCGGTGCCTTGCTGGCTTCATTCCCATCAGAACACCTACCCCATGAT ATACGAGAATGGCCGTGGAAGCTCCCACCAGCAGCAGGTGACCTGTTACCCCTTCAAGGATGTCAATAACTGGTGGATCGTGAAGGATCCTGGAAG GCATCAGCTGGTGGTGAACAGCCCTCCAAGACCCGTGCGGCATGGGGACATTGTGCAGCTGGTACATGGCATGACCACCCGCCTCCTCAACAC GCACGATGTCGCGGCCCCCCTGAGCCCCCACTCGCAGGAGGTCTCCTGCTACATCGACTACAACATCTCCATGCCCGCCCAGAACCTCTGGAGGCTG GACATTGTGAACAGAGAATCCAGTACAGAGGTTTGGAAGACCATCTTGTCGGAGGTTCGCTTCGTGCACGTGAACACCTCCGCCATCCTGAAG CTGAGTGGAGCGCACCTGCCTGACTGGGGGTTTCGGCAGCTGGAGGTCGTGGGGGAGAAGCTGTCCCCGGGCTACCATGAGAGCATGGTGTGGAACGTGGAGGAGCACCGCTACGGCAGAA GCCAGGAACAGAAGGAGCGGGAACTAGAGCTGCACTCACCTACTCAGATGGACCTGAGCCGAAACCTGAGCTTCATGGCCCGATTCTCGGAGCTGCAG TGGAGGATGCTGACGGTGAGGAGTGATGATTCCGAACACAAGTACAGCTCCACGCCGCTGGACTGGGTCACCCTGGACACCAACATCGCCTATTGGCTGCACCCCACCACCAGT GCTCAGATCCACTTGCTTGGAAACATAGTGATCTGGGTATCGGCCAGCCTCGCCACGGTGGTGTACGCGCTGCTCCTCTGCTGGTACCTGCTCAGACGCCGGCGCAGCATCTGTGACCTCCCCGAGG ATTCCTGGCTGCGCTGGGTGCTGGCCGGGGCCCTGTGTGCCGGCGGCTGGGCCGTGAACTacctccccttcttcctgatGGAGAAGACGCTCTTCCTGTACCACTACCTGCCCGCGCTCACCTTCCAGATCCTCCTGCTCCCCGTGGTTCTGCAGCACATCAGCGACCACCTGTGCAG GTCCCAGCTCCAGAGGAGCCTCTTCAGTGCCCTAGTGGTGGCGTGGTACTCCTGCGCCTGCCACGTGTTCAACACACTGCGCCCACTGACCTATGGGGACAAGTCACTCTCACCTGGCGAACTCAGGGCACTTCGCTGGAAAGAGAGCTGGGACATCTTGATCCGAAAACACCAGTAG
- the UCK1 gene encoding uridine-cytidine kinase 1 isoform X2: MASAGGGDCEGAAPETDRPHQRPFLIGVSGGTASGKSTVCEKIMELLGQNEVDHRQRKLVILSQDSFYKVLTPEQKAKALKGQYNFDHPDAFDNDLMHRTLKNIVEGRTVEVPTYDFVTHSRLPETTVVYPADVVLFEGILVFYSQEIRDMFHLRLFVDTDSDVRLSRRDEEVCRRDNPARG; the protein is encoded by the exons ATGGCTTCGGCAGGCGGCGGCGACTGCGAGGGCGCCGCGCCCGAGACGGACCGTCCTCACCAGCGGCCCTTCCTAATCGGGGTGAGCGGCGGCACGGCGAGCGGAAAG TCAACTGTGTGTGAGAAGATCATGGAGCTGCTGGGACAGAACGAAGTGGACCACCGCCAGCGGAAGTTGGTTATCCTGAGCCAAGACAGCTTCTATAAGGTTCTGACCCCAGAACAGAAGGCCAAGGCCTTGAAGGGACAGTACAATTTTGATCACCCAG ATGCTTTTGATAATGATTTGATGCACAGGACTCTGAAAAACATTGTGGAGGGGAGAACTGTCGAGGTCCCAACCTATGATTTTGTGACCCATTCGAG GCTGCCGGAGACCACCGTGGTTTACCCTGCGGACGTGGTCCTGTTTGAGGGCATCTTGGTGTTCTACAGCCAGGAGATCCGGGACATGTTCCACCTGCGCCTCTTTGTGGACACTGACTCCGACGTCAGGCTGTCGAGAAGAG ACGAAGAAGTATGCCGACGTGATAATCCCGCGAGGGGTTGA
- the POMT1 gene encoding protein O-mannosyl-transferase 1 isoform X3, which produces MAYQIVWELRFSHCAAMGAALLVLIENALITQARLMLLESVLIFFNLLAVLSYLKLCNSQKHGPFSLSWWFWLTLTGVACSCAVGIKYMGVFTYLLVLGVAAVHAWHLIGDRTLSNVCVLCHLLARAVALLVIPVIMYLLFFYVHLVLLCRSGPHDQIMSSAFQASLEGGLARITQGQPLEVAYGSQVTLRNVFGKPVPCWLHSHQNTYPMIYENGRGSSHQQQVTCYPFKDVNNWWIVKDPGRHQLVVNSPPRPVRHGDIVQLVHGMTTRLLNTHDVAAPLSPHSQEVSCYIDYNISMPAQNLWRLDIVNRESSTEVWKTILSEVRFVHVNTSAILKLSGAHLPDWGFRQLEVVGEKLSPGYHESMVWNVEEHRYGRSQEQKERELELHSPTQMDLSRNLSFMARFSELQWRMLTVRSDDSEHKYSSTPLDWVTLDTNIAYWLHPTTSAQIHLLGNIVIWVSASLATVVYALLLCWYLLRRRRSICDLPEDSWLRWVLAGALCAGGWAVNYLPFFLMEKTLFLYHYLPALTFQILLLPVVLQHISDHLCRSQLQRSLFSALVVAWYSCACHVFNTLRPLTYGDKSLSPGELRALRWKESWDILIRKHQ; this is translated from the exons ATGGCCTACCAGATAGTGTGGGAGCTCCGCTTTTCTCATTGTGCCGCCATGGGAGCTGCGCTGCTGGTGCTCATCG AGAATGCTCTGATCACTCAGGCGAGGCTGATGCTCCTGGAATCGGTGCTGATATTCTTTAACCTGCTGGCCGTGCTGTCCTACCTGAAGCTCTGCAACTCCCAGAAGCACGG GCCCTTCTCTCTGAGCTGGTGGTTCTGGCTGACGCTGACGGGAGTGGCGTGCTCCTGTGCCGTGGG CATCAAATACATGGGTGTTTTCACGTACTTGCTCGTGCTGGGAGTTGCTGCCGTCCATGCCTGGCACCTGATAGGAGACCGGACTTTGTCAAAT GTCTGTGTGCTCTGTCACCTGCTTGCCCGAGCAGTGGCTCTGCTGGTCATCCCGGTCATCATGTACTTGCTCTTCTTCTATGTCCACTTGGTTCTGCTCTGCCGCTCTGGGCCCCACGACCAGATCATGTCCAGTGCTTTCCAAGCCAGCTTGGAG GGAGGGCTGGCTCGGATCacacaaggccagcccctggaggtgGCTTATGGGTCCCAGGTCACCCTGAGGAACGTCTTTGGCAAACCGGTGCCTTGCTGGCTTCATTCCCATCAGAACACCTACCCCATGAT ATACGAGAATGGCCGTGGAAGCTCCCACCAGCAGCAGGTGACCTGTTACCCCTTCAAGGATGTCAATAACTGGTGGATCGTGAAGGATCCTGGAAG GCATCAGCTGGTGGTGAACAGCCCTCCAAGACCCGTGCGGCATGGGGACATTGTGCAGCTGGTACATGGCATGACCACCCGCCTCCTCAACAC GCACGATGTCGCGGCCCCCCTGAGCCCCCACTCGCAGGAGGTCTCCTGCTACATCGACTACAACATCTCCATGCCCGCCCAGAACCTCTGGAGGCTG GACATTGTGAACAGAGAATCCAGTACAGAGGTTTGGAAGACCATCTTGTCGGAGGTTCGCTTCGTGCACGTGAACACCTCCGCCATCCTGAAG CTGAGTGGAGCGCACCTGCCTGACTGGGGGTTTCGGCAGCTGGAGGTCGTGGGGGAGAAGCTGTCCCCGGGCTACCATGAGAGCATGGTGTGGAACGTGGAGGAGCACCGCTACGGCAGAA GCCAGGAACAGAAGGAGCGGGAACTAGAGCTGCACTCACCTACTCAGATGGACCTGAGCCGAAACCTGAGCTTCATGGCCCGATTCTCGGAGCTGCAG TGGAGGATGCTGACGGTGAGGAGTGATGATTCCGAACACAAGTACAGCTCCACGCCGCTGGACTGGGTCACCCTGGACACCAACATCGCCTATTGGCTGCACCCCACCACCAGT GCTCAGATCCACTTGCTTGGAAACATAGTGATCTGGGTATCGGCCAGCCTCGCCACGGTGGTGTACGCGCTGCTCCTCTGCTGGTACCTGCTCAGACGCCGGCGCAGCATCTGTGACCTCCCCGAGG ATTCCTGGCTGCGCTGGGTGCTGGCCGGGGCCCTGTGTGCCGGCGGCTGGGCCGTGAACTacctccccttcttcctgatGGAGAAGACGCTCTTCCTGTACCACTACCTGCCCGCGCTCACCTTCCAGATCCTCCTGCTCCCCGTGGTTCTGCAGCACATCAGCGACCACCTGTGCAG GTCCCAGCTCCAGAGGAGCCTCTTCAGTGCCCTAGTGGTGGCGTGGTACTCCTGCGCCTGCCACGTGTTCAACACACTGCGCCCACTGACCTATGGGGACAAGTCACTCTCACCTGGCGAACTCAGGGCACTTCGCTGGAAAGAGAGCTGGGACATCTTGATCCGAAAACACCAGTAG